Proteins encoded within one genomic window of Bemisia tabaci chromosome 2, PGI_BMITA_v3:
- the LOC109039569 gene encoding uncharacterized protein: protein MDLSRRKMSITSQGTSLSRRCSFSGRERAPSCMQDVLGQIQKLEFENNETQLDIDAKKLLVVEQEKEIEELRITNLALESEYLQMQPDFETLVIRKKQSELQLEVWEKLKLEKAEILAEIKRQLEQKEEEIKMNRSHFSGEKNSADSTTNSEN from the exons ATGGATCTTAGTCGTCGGAAAATGTCAATCACTTCTCAGGGGACCAGTCTATCTCGCCGATGTTCTTTTTCTGGAAGGGAACGAGCGCCTAGCTGCATGCAGGATGTTCTTGGCCAGATTCAAAAACTGGAATTTGAGAATAATGAAACTCAACTGGATATTGATGCAA AGAAACTGCTGGTTGTTGAGCAGGAGAAAGAAATAGAGGAACTTAGGATTACAAACTTAGCCTTGGAATCCGAATATCTACAGATGCAACCCGATTTTGAAACATTAGTTATTCGAAAAAAGCAAAGTGAACTACAGTTAGAGGTgtgggagaaattgaaattggagAAAGCAGAAATCCTAGCAGAGATCAAACGACAATTG GAgcaaaaggaagaagaaataaaGATGAACAGATCACACTTTAGTG gtgaAAAGAACAGTGCCGATTCAACtacaaattctgaaaattga